Proteins found in one Acidobacteriota bacterium genomic segment:
- the pstA gene encoding phosphate ABC transporter permease PstA, with translation MSRGRREAGIGGGGWRLRRRRAADRAFRLACAAAAVAAVAALAGLLVSVAARGWTAFYRHDVLLDIDFDPEVLDSRDPERLARADYASLWRRPLRELVPEAEGRTARRELYRLVSGGASFILQDLVTRNPGLIGRTRRIALPLASDADLVLKGRISRNAPESDRALSDRQLAWLDRLKRAGRIRTAFNGRLFTGGDSRMPEMAGILAALTGSFFTLAVTLLLAFPLGVAAAVYLEEFAPQGRWWTDLVEININNLAAVPSIVYGLLGLAVFLDFLRLPRSAPLVGGLVLALMTLPTIVIAGRAAIRSVPRSIREAALGLGATPMQVIQHHVLPAAMPGILTGTIVGMARALGESAPLLMIGMVAFVADVPRSPLDPATVLPVQIYLWADSPERGFVEKTSAAILVLMAFLLAMNGLAIHLRRRWEARR, from the coding sequence GTGAGCCGGGGGCGTCGCGAGGCCGGGATCGGCGGCGGGGGATGGCGGCTCCGCCGCAGGCGCGCGGCCGACCGCGCGTTCCGGCTCGCGTGTGCCGCTGCCGCGGTGGCGGCGGTGGCCGCCCTGGCCGGGCTCCTCGTCTCCGTCGCCGCGCGCGGCTGGACCGCCTTCTATCGCCACGACGTGCTCTTGGACATTGACTTCGACCCGGAGGTCCTCGATTCGCGAGACCCCGAGCGGCTCGCCCGCGCCGACTACGCTTCGCTCTGGCGCCGCCCGCTCCGCGAGCTCGTCCCCGAGGCGGAGGGACGCACCGCGCGCCGCGAGCTGTACCGCCTCGTCAGCGGCGGGGCATCGTTCATCCTGCAGGATCTGGTCACCCGGAACCCGGGCCTGATCGGCCGGACGCGACGGATCGCGCTGCCGCTCGCCTCGGATGCCGACCTGGTTCTCAAGGGACGCATCTCCCGGAATGCCCCGGAATCCGATCGTGCCCTCAGCGACCGGCAGCTCGCGTGGCTGGACCGGCTGAAGCGGGCCGGCCGCATCCGCACCGCGTTCAACGGCCGGCTGTTCACCGGGGGCGATTCGAGGATGCCCGAAATGGCCGGGATCCTCGCCGCCCTGACGGGCTCGTTCTTCACGCTGGCGGTCACGCTCCTTCTCGCTTTTCCGCTGGGGGTGGCCGCCGCGGTTTACCTCGAGGAGTTCGCGCCGCAGGGTCGGTGGTGGACCGATCTCGTGGAGATCAACATCAACAACCTCGCCGCCGTCCCGTCGATCGTGTACGGGCTGCTCGGTCTCGCGGTGTTCCTCGATTTCCTCCGACTGCCGCGATCGGCGCCGCTCGTGGGTGGGCTCGTCCTCGCGCTGATGACGCTTCCGACCATCGTCATCGCCGGCCGGGCGGCGATCCGCTCCGTTCCCCGGTCGATCCGCGAAGCGGCCCTCGGCCTCGGCGCGACGCCGATGCAGGTGATCCAGCATCACGTCCTCCCGGCCGCCATGCCCGGGATCCTCACCGGCACGATCGTCGGGATGGCGAGGGCGCTCGGGGAGTCGGCCCCACTCCTGATGATCGGGATGGTGGCGTTCGTGGCCGACGTGCCGAGATCCCCGCTCGATCCGGCCACGGTGCTGCCGGTGCAGATCTACCTGTGGGCGGACAGCCCGGAGCGCGGATTCGTCGAGAAGACGTCGGCGGCGATCCTCGTTCTCATGGCCTTCCTCCTGGCGATGAACGGCCTGGCGATCCACTTGCGGAGGCGCTGGGAGGCGCGGCGCTGA